Part of the Equus caballus isolate H_3958 breed thoroughbred chromosome 5, TB-T2T, whole genome shotgun sequence genome is shown below.
acatagttgtagtctagttgtgagtgcttctggttgtgctctgtgggatgctgcctcagcgggGCCTGATCAGCAGTGCTACGTtcacacccaggagccaaaccagtgaaactgggccacgaaagcagagtgcatgaacttaaccacttggccacggggctgggttCCACCAATCTATCCAGGAGATAAAACTGCAGAGCGCTCTCCCACATACACAGGTGTGCATGCTAATGCCTGGTGCTGTCTGAGGCAGGCCTGTGGTCTGGCGTGGTCGGCTCAAGAACAGCTTCCAAAGACATCAAGTCCTAATACTTGGAACCTATGCAGTTACCTCACATGCAGCAAAAGCAActttgcaggggccggccccatggtgcagcagttaaactcacacattccgcttctcggcagccccagggttcgccagttcagaccccgggtgcggacatggcaccgcttggcaagccatgctgtggcaggcatcccacgtataaaacagaggaaggtgggcatggatgttagctcagggccagtctttctcagcaaaaaagaggaagattggcagtagttagctcagggctaattttcctaaaaaaaaaaagtgactttgCAGATGCAACCAAGTTAAGgatcctgagatggggagatgctCCTGGATCATCTGGGTGGGCTCCAAATGCAGTAATGAGCTTCTTTGTGAGAGGCAGAGCGAGATCTCaccaaagagaaaaagcagtATTACCAGAGGCAGAGATCGGAGTGacacagccacaagccaaggcaGGCCGGCAGCCACCAGTAGCTCCAGACCTGAGGATGACGTTCTCCCCCAGGGCCTCGGGAGCGAGCACtgctctgctgacaccttcatttcAGTCCAGCGTAAGAGTTTCGGACTTCTGGCCCCCATAACCTGGAGAAAACGAACTCGTTTTCTTTAAGCCATCAAGTacgtggtaatttgttatactgGCCACATCAACCCCAAACATCAGATTGCCAGTAATGGACCAACGCCCATCTCCTGATTTGGGTATCgtatagttatgtaagatgtgaTCACTGGGGGTACAAGGGTGAAAGGTATGCGGGACTAtactatttcttcaaattcacaagagcaaaaagtaaaaagtactcttttacaaaagggaaaagaaagtgaaaaccaaaaccaaaacccaccCCTAACAGCAATGCAGCAGAGCAGAAAGCTAACGGAGCACCTACGATTAATTTCTCCAGGTTTCTGACCCACTCACCTCCAACCCAAATGAAAATGGTCTTCTGTGGTGCTCACTCTAAAACCTGCAGCAGCGAGAAGGGACCCCGGCCTTGCTCGGGCTTTGTAGGCCTGGAAGCGGGCTGTTCCGTCTACTGAGGATTCTTGTTAGGCATAACCATCACCTCACAGAACCTTTACAAAAAGCCTGTGAGGAAGGAATCACTGATGAAGGGACGTAAGAGTCAAGAAGTTAGAACTAGGCTGGGCTCACACAGTAGAACTGGAGCTCAAAGCCAGGTTCTGAGGCCAGGACATTTAAAGTAGTAATCAATTTGTGTAaggtccctttttttttttttttgaggaagagtagccctgagctaactgctgccaatcctcctctttttgctgaggaagactggccctcagctaacatccacgcccatcttcctctactttatatgtgggacgcctaccacagcatggcttgccaagcagtgccatgtccacacctgggatctgaaccagcgaaccccaggctgccaagtggaacgtgcgaacttaactgttgcgccaccaggccagccccacagaaGGTCCTTGAAGGCCAGGGTTGGAAGGACTGAACTGAGAACAGGAGAGGCTGGTTTCAAATGTCGTGCAGAGATTAtgtatacttattttttataaGTTGAATACACTAAATGAGCACTTGTAGCAAAAACCATAAAATGGTTCTATCATTCTCccctccttcatttcttcttggttatCTATATACTGCAAGTCAGTTCATTTCATTCTTAGGTAATTAACTGAGAACACACTACATTAGGGAAGACACTAGATGTCTCCATTGGATGGGTTTATGCCACAAAACGCaaaaattattaactataatgacaaatactttagaaaatacaagacagaaaaacaataagCAAATGAAGCACAAAGGAAAAAGGTTTAATATAAAGATTCTAGATTCACATCatgataaatgataaaattaaatattcttctCTTGATGAGAATTcaacttttgctttttcttctatttaatttaTCCAGCCATCTTTTTCCTGTGCTTTTCTATTACTTTCCCCTACACTTTTCTATTACTGTCCATGGTTACACTCATGGattccctccctcaccccagtAGTTTAGAAAGTTTACTCCTACACAAGCTAGGATGGTTACCACGCAATTTTTTGATACCCCTTAAATTTACCAACACCCAGGTACTATCTTAACCCTCCCTTCCCTCTTAGCCCCAAGCATACTGTTAGCTGTCCATCCTTCTGGGGAGAAATGCagcattttattttccagttttccttgtgGATTTTTGATGTGGAAGGAAAATATATACGGTGCACGTGTTTATTATAGTCACCCTGGATTGCTAGATTATATCCTCCAGCAATTCTTTCAAAGAGGGTGTGCAAAAAGCAAACTTTCTGAATTCTTTGACATCAAAAAATGCCTTTGCTTTACCCTCAAAATCAAATGCCAGTATGGCTGGGTATAGGATTCTTGGGTTGAAGCCTTTTGACTGCAGAACCCTTATGATATTCCTCCATTTACTCCTAGCGTCCAGCGTGTCTAGTGATAAGTCTGCTGTCAGTCTGATCCGTTTTCCTCTGTAGGTtacctcttttttctctctggcaGCCATCATGACTTTCTCTCTATCACCGAAATTCCAAAATCTCACCAAGATGTGTCTAGGAGTGAGTCTCTGCTTATCAATCTTACTGGGTACTCGGTAAGCACAGGCAATCTCAAGACGTGACTCTTTCTTTAGCTCTGGAAAGTTTTCTTGGATCATTTCCTTAATTATATCCTCTGCTCTATTCCCCTGATTATGTTTTTCTGGAATTCCTATCAAACGGATGTTGCAGCTTCTCGATCTATCCTCCATGTAtcttaatctttctttctttattaccCACTTGGCCATTTCCATCGTATCCTTAGAGAACTCTTCTATTCGATCTTCCAGATTATTCATTCTCTCTTCAAGTACGTCTATTCTGCTTCTCAGAGCATCTACTGAGTTTATTTCCAAGACTTCTGGATggcaatttttaatatttccaatcTCTTCTTGTATCTCTCTGAAGACATTAATTACACTTGttctaaaattttcttctgttccttgTATTAAGTCTGGTTCTTTAGATGTTAGCTCTTCTGTTTGCAGAGTactgtgtctctctttctcagttttccttaAAAGTTTGGTAATTCCTGATGGAGTACTCAAATTTGTACACGCATGTTTTTTCTGCTTATCAGAACTTATCTCTACTGATTTGGGGGGAGAGGCCAAACATAAGCTTGGACAGAGTGTCCCAGTTCCTTGATTTCTGGGCATAGCTGTTTCTTTGTTCTGGGTTTTTTGTACCATCTGATGTTTTGTCAACTTTTCCTTCTTAGAGTCCGAAGCCAAATAACTAAAGGCAGTTTCCTTAAGTGTGTGTGAGGCCCCTTTTTTCTCAATCTGGGAGGCAGTCTTTACCTTTTCTGCTTCggactcctttccttcctcccatgTTAAGAACATGTCCATTTCCCACTCTGAGCCCTCTTTCTCCTCTGGCTCAGAATCTCCTCCCTCTTTAATTAAAGGAACCTTCAAGTCATCACTGGCTATTTCTTCAACTCTAAGCTTTGGATTTACCACAGTATGATGCTGAAAGTTTGAGTCCTGTTCCTCACATAATACTGaggccccttctccctcctcccccagctctgaggccccttctccctcctcccccagctctgaggccccttctccctcctcccccagctctgaggccccttctccctcctcccccagctctgaggccccttctccctcctcccccagctctgaggccccttctccctcctcccccagctctgaggccccttctccctcctcctccagctctgaggccccttctccctcctcccccagctctgaggccccttctccctcctcccccagctctgaggccccttctccctcctcccccagctctgaggccccttctccctcctcccccagctctgaggccccttctccctcctcctctagcTCTGAGGCCCCTTCACTCTCCTCCTCTAGCTCTGAGGCCCCttcactctcctcctccaggTCTGAGGCCCCttcactctcctcctccaggTCTGAGGCCCCttcactctcctcctccaggTTTGAGGCCCcttcagcctcctcctccagctctgaggccccttctccctccttttccaGCTCTGAGGCTCCTTCCTTGTGGAGGGTCTCTTTTTCCTTCCACTCTGAAGACTGTTGCTCCTGAGTCTCTAAGTTCTCCACCTCCTCTGGCTCAGCGACCTTCACCTCTTTAATAAATAGAAAGCTCAGGCCATCACT
Proteins encoded:
- the L1TD1 gene encoding LINE1 type transposase domain containing 1 (The RefSeq protein has 3 substitutions compared to this genomic sequence) is translated as MFSVQSKIARRAKKQQNITRVERNQLIETDQEMAQILDLKYKDISTAIMKNCEVLMEKLELMIEERKESLKNDLKEISGVKSTISDMKNPKKSSTRRDWERMKDLASQKTGLLEKLRENSKIVEDVENLTFKRKGINKPSSKLDKAKEYSTNQGKKLSPNESQNHKVMESFEEAICIIDDRCRNCNSRIEVTVRENREDELVEEVREEKIPQNFKTKEKILKVDREDEAAGLTLAADFSSATLDVRKRWSDVFNILRENDFEPKFLCRVKLAFKCDGEIRTFSDMQSLSKFTSQKSFMKELLKDVLPQDEKIEKGRKYGIQEKMDETLIHSQYGAGGTTSDGLSFLFIKEVKVAEPEEVENLETQEQQSSEWKEKETLHKEGASELEKEGEGASELEEEAEGASNLEEESEGASDLEEESEGASDLGEEREGASELGEEGEGASVLCEEQDSNFQHHTVVNPKLRVEEIASDDLKVPLIKEVGDSEPEEKEGSEWEMDMFLTWEEGKESEAEKVKTASQIEKKGASHTLKETAFSYLASDSKKEKLTKHQMVQKTQNKETAMPRNQGTGTLCPSLCLASPSKSVEISSDKQKKHACTNLSTPSGITKLLRKTEKERHSTLQTEELTSKEPDLIQGTEENFRTSVINVFREIQEEIGNIKNCHPEVLEINSVDALRSRIDVLEERMNNLEDRIEEFSKDTMEMAKWVIKKERLRYMEDRSRSCNIRLIGIPEKHNQGNRAEDIIKEMIQENFPELKKESRLEIACAYRVPSKIDKQRLTPRHILVRFWNFGDREKVMMAAREKKEVTYRGKRIRLTADLSLDTLDARSKWRNIIRVLQSKGFNPRILYPAILAFDFEGKAKAFFDVKEFRKFAFCTPSLKELLEDII